In a genomic window of Canis lupus familiaris isolate Mischka breed German Shepherd chromosome 28, alternate assembly UU_Cfam_GSD_1.0, whole genome shotgun sequence:
- the LOC119877679 gene encoding vegetative cell wall protein gp1-like translates to MGMREKLLPPRPPSPRGLPTPARPPAPRRPQIPAGPPPQHRRPPQHRTASPHPCAPSIPAGPPRTAGPPTPARPPPTIPAWTPSAPHGPRSTARRAPYPRETLHPRAAPLSTARAPPPAPHGVPPFPAQPSIPAGSPSTARPPPPAPHGVPHHPRVALHPRRAPEHRAASPSIPARPPPAPHGVPPFPRSPPSPQRSPQHRTAPPPAPHGVPPPSPRPPPSPQGPPALHAPPSPTRHPQYRRAPQPRATPPTPGRPPDSETAPHPRRTRGCTAGLLAALLQTRRQSVPSPTGQERPPASCGNGSLVFIPDGPVDMALGWVRLG, encoded by the coding sequence ATGGGGATGCGGGAGAAGCTCCTGCCGCCGCGCCCGCCTTCCCCGCgcggcctccccacccccgcgcgccccccagccccgcgccgcccccaGATCCCCGCAGGGCCCCCCCCCCAGCACCGCAGGCCCCCCCAGCACCGCACGGCCTCCCCCCATCCCTGCGCGCCCTCCATCCCCGCAGGGCCCCCCAGGACCGCAGGCCCCCCGACCCCCGCACGTCCTCCCCCCACCATCCCCGCGTGGACCCCCTCAGCACCGCATGGCCCCCGCAGTACCGCACGGCGTGCCCCCTATCCCCGCGAGACCCTCCACCCCCGCGCGGCCCCCCTCAGCACTGCGCGGGCCCCCCCTCCAGCACCGCACGGCGTCCCCCCATTCCCCGCGCAGCCCTCCATCCCCGCAGGGTCCCCTAGCACCGcgcggcccccacccccagcaccacaCGGCGTCCCCCACCATCCCCGCGTGGCCCTCCATCCTCGCAGAGCCCCCGAGCACCGCGCGGCGTCCCCCTCCATCCCCGCGCGGCCCCCCCCAGCACCGCACGGCGTCCCCCCATTCCCGCGCAGCCCTCCATCCCCGCAGCGGTCCCCCCAGCACCGCAcggccccacccccagcaccacaCGGCGTCCCCCCACCATCCCCGCGTCCCCCTCCATCCCCGCAGGGTCCCCCAGCCCTGCacgccccccccagccccacacgCCACCCCCAATACCGcagggccccccagccccgcgcgaccccccccaccccgggacggCCCCCAGATTCCgagacagccccccacccccgcaggaCCCGGGGCTGCACCGCAGGCCTCCTCGCTGCTCTGCTGCAAACCCGCAGACAATCTGTTCCCTCCCCAACAGGACAGGAACGACCACCCGCTTCCTGTGGCAACGGGTCCTTGGTGTTCATCCCGGATGGGCCCGTGGACATGGCCCTGGGGTGGGTCAGGCTGGGGTGA